The DNA sequence TGGCACCGCTGATCGACCAGATCGTCCTCAAACCCGAAGCTACGGCGGCCGAGGTGGTCCAAGCGGCCCATCCCGCCGGCGTGCGGGTCACGCTTATTCTGAAGACATCGCTGCTCAGTGAGGACCAGAAGATGGCGGGCTGCTTGCTGGCCGGTGTGTGCCGTGCCGACTTCGTCAGGAGCTCGACCGGGTTCGGCCCGAGTGGAGCGACGGTCGAGGATGTCCGTCCGATGCGGACCGTGGTCGGCTCGAAGATGGGCGTCAAGGCCGCCGGGAGGATTCGCACGGCGGAGACTGCCCTGCGCATGATCGTGGCCGGAGCCAGCCGTTTGGGCACCAGCACCGGTGTTGCGATCGTCGAGCAGGTTCGCCGCCGGGCGCTGGCCGCCGCAGGCGCGGCGGGAATCTGAGCATGGCCGACAGCACCGTTCCGTATCCTTGTCCGGAGTGTCAGGTCGGCAACCTGCGCCCACGGCGTGTCTCTTATTTCACGATGGAGGGCAGGAACCTGGTGTGTGTCCCGGATTTCCCAGCCTGGGTGTGCGACGTCTGCGGCCGGCGCGACTACGATTCCAGCGCGTTGGCAGAACTGCGGGCTATGCTCGACACGACCCGCCGCGGCGCTCGCCGGCCGCGACCGCGGCCGCAGCCACCGGCAACCAGCGCACCTCCGCCGTCGGCCGCGCCCCGCCGCCGCTCCTGAGAGCCTGACCCCTCATGACGGATCCCTCTTCCCGCCGCGCCCCGCCCCGCGTCCTGGTCATCGCCGATGTCGACGATACCGCCATCACCCTGATCAGCCGTGTGCTCACGCCGGCAGGCATCCAGGCCTGGCCGGAGGGCGCCGAGGCACCCCCGCACGATCTTTTGGTGGTGGATATCACCCAGCTGCGAGGCAATCCACTGGCCAAGCTTCAGGCGCGA is a window from the Anaerolineales bacterium genome containing:
- a CDS encoding YgiT-type zinc finger protein, producing the protein MADSTVPYPCPECQVGNLRPRRVSYFTMEGRNLVCVPDFPAWVCDVCGRRDYDSSALAELRAMLDTTRRGARRPRPRPQPPATSAPPPSAAPRRRS